A stretch of Dyella sp. BiH032 DNA encodes these proteins:
- a CDS encoding DUF4259 domain-containing protein — translation MSAWSHESFGNDDACDFAATVSEADDLSAVEAILDVIMQVGDGYLEAPEASQAIVAAEVIARLQGNWGLRDAYSQDVDAWVERTKIVPANELALKAKRALKRITTEPSELLELWQEGDEGEKWLDAVRDLGRRVIA, via the coding sequence ATGAGCGCCTGGTCGCACGAATCGTTCGGGAATGATGATGCTTGTGATTTCGCCGCAACCGTTTCAGAGGCTGATGATTTGTCGGCTGTCGAGGCGATTCTTGATGTGATCATGCAAGTGGGTGACGGATATCTCGAGGCACCCGAAGCATCACAGGCGATAGTCGCTGCCGAGGTGATCGCAAGGCTCCAGGGGAACTGGGGTCTTCGTGATGCGTATTCGCAGGACGTGGACGCGTGGGTGGAGCGCACAAAAATCGTCCCCGCCAATGAGCTGGCGCTAAAGGCCAAGCGGGCTCTTAAACGCATCACTACGGAACCATCCGAACTGCTCGAACTTTGGCAGGAGGGCGATGAAGGTGAAAAGTGGCTCGATGCCGTCCGAGACTTGGGGCGTCGCGTTATTGCTTGA
- a CDS encoding VOC family protein, which translates to MKFASIRLIARDIQAMVGFYEKLTDQKADWLAPVFAEIVTTGATLAIGSVETVALFKEGTAEPAANRTAIIEFQVDDVEAQFARLKDEIEVVLEPKMMPWGNLAAQFRDPEGTIVSLYTPMTEAAKQRFGSR; encoded by the coding sequence ATGAAGTTTGCATCCATCCGGCTGATCGCCCGAGACATCCAGGCGATGGTCGGTTTTTACGAGAAGTTGACTGACCAAAAGGCGGATTGGCTTGCGCCTGTCTTTGCCGAGATCGTAACGACAGGCGCCACGTTGGCGATTGGCAGCGTTGAAACCGTTGCCCTCTTCAAGGAAGGCACGGCCGAACCGGCTGCCAACCGCACGGCCATCATCGAGTTTCAGGTGGACGACGTGGAAGCGCAGTTCGCACGGCTGAAAGATGAGATCGAGGTGGTGCTTGAGCCGAAGATGATGCCCTGGGGCAACCTGGCGGCGCAGTTTCGGGACCCCGAAGGCACGATCGTCAGCTTGTACACGCCGATGACCGAAGCGGCCAAGCAGCGATTTGGTTCGCGCTAG
- a CDS encoding DUF4434 domain-containing protein → MKLITWLAASLCVIASNAMAQSTLPIGGSFVQAEYLDPQTRVSQLQLITSEMNELDMDTMVVQSTLKKSCATQASGYQWVPGMPDAILDILEQASKKNIKVYMGLGYFTDWWSCTPYYANTGATIEQLTPGIDAIVSIVGGSPYASAFAGWYFPDEPDFANPDDAEFAAVKAHYQQISAFVRSKFNKPLLISPYLYTPPGTQPLSAQGVASRLKTFSTDTGIDIYAVQDSVGTGAKDVGWGREQSVGDYYYYASQAIGRDHLWSVNELFDYGVTLSSGHGGAYLPASIQRINRQLSLASTAYVGKRLGWLPLTHMTALTLPSNGTFYGAARLKDAYKAIYGREGTMLVPAYSWATPPSSNYPDTGNKMFDTLPGDPKSFNSSSWVGVPAWQYPDAASGKYAAEIVMDFGHTSKIDWVATQMLNSFSGGIFLPDQMQIQVSPDGINWTVAGTYLPRCYPTGSGQVCSTTGESIEVRPESGSSAADDSEYVFSNETPLGLNSRYLKLRYFTTSGWLFFGEIEIVSKP, encoded by the coding sequence ATGAAGCTCATTACTTGGTTAGCCGCTTCGTTGTGCGTGATCGCTAGTAATGCCATGGCGCAGAGTACGCTGCCCATTGGCGGGTCTTTCGTCCAGGCCGAATACTTGGATCCGCAAACTCGGGTGTCACAGCTGCAGCTGATCACCAGTGAGATGAATGAGCTGGATATGGATACTATGGTTGTCCAGTCCACACTAAAAAAATCCTGTGCGACTCAAGCCTCTGGTTACCAGTGGGTGCCGGGTATGCCAGATGCGATCCTGGACATTCTCGAACAGGCCAGCAAGAAGAACATCAAGGTCTATATGGGCCTCGGCTACTTCACGGATTGGTGGAGTTGCACGCCGTACTACGCCAATACTGGGGCGACCATAGAACAGCTTACGCCGGGCATCGATGCGATCGTCAGCATTGTTGGTGGTAGCCCTTATGCCAGTGCATTTGCGGGCTGGTACTTTCCGGACGAGCCTGATTTTGCTAATCCGGACGATGCGGAATTTGCTGCCGTCAAAGCGCACTATCAGCAGATATCAGCCTTTGTCAGGTCGAAATTCAACAAGCCGTTGCTGATATCTCCCTACTTGTACACGCCACCGGGAACGCAACCTCTCTCCGCGCAAGGGGTTGCTTCACGCCTCAAGACTTTTTCCACGGATACGGGCATCGATATCTATGCCGTCCAGGACAGCGTGGGGACAGGAGCCAAGGATGTGGGCTGGGGTCGCGAGCAAAGCGTTGGCGATTACTACTACTACGCATCGCAGGCGATCGGTCGCGATCACCTATGGTCAGTCAATGAGCTTTTCGACTATGGGGTAACCCTCTCATCCGGTCATGGCGGAGCCTACCTTCCTGCCTCCATCCAGCGGATCAATAGGCAGCTCTCTTTGGCGAGTACGGCTTACGTGGGAAAACGACTAGGTTGGTTGCCTCTCACGCATATGACTGCATTGACGCTGCCGTCGAACGGTACATTCTATGGCGCGGCCCGCCTCAAGGATGCCTACAAAGCTATCTACGGAAGGGAAGGCACCATGTTGGTACCGGCCTACAGCTGGGCGACGCCTCCGTCATCCAACTATCCGGATACAGGCAACAAGATGTTCGATACGCTTCCAGGCGACCCTAAGTCCTTCAATTCTTCCTCGTGGGTCGGCGTTCCTGCGTGGCAGTACCCGGATGCGGCGAGCGGGAAATATGCCGCGGAAATCGTTATGGACTTCGGACACACGTCTAAGATCGATTGGGTCGCGACTCAAATGCTCAATTCGTTTTCTGGCGGCATTTTCCTTCCAGATCAGATGCAGATCCAGGTCTCGCCCGATGGCATCAACTGGACAGTCGCTGGAACTTACCTTCCTAGGTGTTACCCCACGGGTTCCGGTCAGGTGTGCAGCACGACAGGAGAAAGCATTGAGGTGCGGCCGGAGTCGGGAAGCAGTGCAGCTGATGACAGCGAATATGTTTTCTCGAATGAAACCCCGCTTGGGCTGAATTCGAGATACTTGAAACTTCGCTACTTCACGACTAGCGGATGGCTCTTCTTTGGCGAAATAGAAATCGTATCCAAGCCATAA
- a CDS encoding SIR2 family protein: MPERLLLAHARGQVLFIAGAGVSMPAGLPSFRKLVVDVYGKLDTAVHTVITTSNDDEPGDVATLTNQQIAEVRRFKRRDYDVVLGMLERRMDDVPSGTSRVRATISEVLRSTRGKPAPIHRALMRLSDRGGTAAIVTTNFDGLLQAGTPGKGKPQTYALGGIPRPGRGRDFAGVLHIHGALDSNARRSADFVVTDQDFGEFYMRRRIVPDFIYDAARLFHLVLVGYSADDPPMRYLLNAIAADGVRFEDLKERFTFVGSERPDPVLVEDWKGRGITPIAYQNDDNHQALLSLLERWADFSAINGSPRKIDAAIKRIVKTPRNSASEPDRDLFDHFFRRSNMVERTRLSDLASRSGAELGWLDAIASVISERQGEVAGP, from the coding sequence ATGCCCGAGCGACTTCTTTTGGCGCATGCGCGCGGACAAGTACTCTTCATTGCTGGAGCCGGTGTATCAATGCCAGCTGGGCTACCAAGCTTTCGGAAACTAGTTGTTGACGTGTATGGAAAGCTTGATACAGCCGTTCATACGGTCATTACGACGAGTAATGACGATGAGCCTGGCGATGTCGCGACATTGACTAATCAGCAGATTGCCGAAGTCCGCCGATTCAAACGACGAGATTATGATGTAGTCCTTGGGATGCTGGAACGCAGAATGGACGACGTGCCGAGTGGCACCAGCCGCGTTCGCGCGACCATCTCTGAAGTTCTTCGATCGACGAGAGGAAAGCCAGCGCCAATCCATCGGGCGCTTATGCGACTCTCAGATCGAGGTGGCACTGCTGCTATAGTCACCACTAATTTTGACGGACTGCTGCAGGCCGGGACGCCCGGTAAAGGGAAGCCTCAAACCTACGCGTTAGGCGGCATACCTCGTCCAGGGCGTGGCCGGGATTTTGCAGGCGTTCTTCATATTCATGGAGCATTGGATAGCAATGCAAGGAGATCAGCAGATTTCGTAGTGACTGATCAGGATTTTGGTGAATTTTATATGCGTCGACGGATCGTTCCTGATTTTATTTATGACGCAGCAAGGCTCTTTCATCTCGTCCTGGTTGGGTATAGCGCGGACGATCCTCCCATGCGATACCTCCTCAATGCTATCGCAGCCGATGGTGTTCGTTTCGAGGATCTCAAGGAGCGCTTCACATTCGTAGGCAGCGAAAGGCCTGACCCCGTTCTTGTTGAGGACTGGAAAGGCCGCGGAATAACTCCCATCGCCTACCAGAACGATGACAATCATCAAGCTCTTTTGAGCCTGTTGGAGCGTTGGGCTGACTTTTCAGCGATCAACGGTAGCCCGCGAAAAATCGATGCTGCCATTAAGCGCATCGTTAAGACACCACGAAATTCAGCGTCGGAGCCTGATCGTGATCTTTTTGATCATTTTTTCCGGCGCAGTAACATGGTAGAGCGCACTCGTCTATCCGATCTCGCATCAAGATCGGGAGCCGAGCTTGGATGGCTTGACGCGATTGCTTCCGTCATATCAGAGCGTCAGGGCGAGGTCGCTGGACCATGA
- a CDS encoding DUF6714 family protein, whose translation MKSADLLIEIASAFPPMEMPLKEELPFHTRGCLECQWLQEELDWLRGKPINGDLIRLLHQELSCLSAKAWRWIAPHYIRYCLTTEADYNQMEIEFLVYALGPEERFQKDVVKRLSLLDSRQIRCFILFVEYLADHAFWSEYFPENIRKAADFLGAIERSREPPPPSAS comes from the coding sequence ATGAAATCCGCAGACCTTTTGATTGAAATTGCCAGCGCGTTTCCTCCCATGGAGATGCCATTGAAGGAAGAACTCCCGTTCCATACGCGCGGCTGCCTTGAGTGCCAGTGGCTACAGGAAGAGCTGGATTGGCTCAGGGGAAAACCCATCAACGGTGATCTAATTCGCCTCCTCCACCAAGAGCTGTCCTGTTTATCGGCAAAGGCGTGGCGCTGGATTGCTCCTCACTACATAAGGTATTGCCTCACCACTGAGGCAGACTACAACCAAATGGAAATCGAATTTCTAGTCTATGCCCTCGGGCCTGAAGAGCGATTTCAGAAAGATGTAGTGAAAAGGCTTTCGTTGCTCGATAGCAGACAGATCCGCTGCTTCATCCTTTTCGTAGAGTATCTGGCTGACCATGCATTCTGGTCCGAGTACTTTCCAGAGAACATCCGTAAGGCGGCGGACTTTTTGGGCGCCATCGAGCGATCAAGAGAGCCTCCACCACCTTCGGCCAGTTAA
- a CDS encoding DUF6228 family protein: MFSIHSNSSDREVRFLDRRDDEFIVELVGRGVLATQSVSAFTDPKGLARWMGELAAYELPWNGTKSWATIEGEFQISATCGAGGAVTFLVTLSGLPGSNEEWRVSAGVASELGQLPLLAQAAGHFFDCAET; this comes from the coding sequence ATGTTCTCCATTCACTCGAACTCTTCAGACAGGGAAGTTCGGTTCCTCGACCGCCGGGATGACGAATTTATCGTTGAGCTTGTAGGACGCGGCGTGCTGGCCACGCAGTCGGTATCGGCATTCACCGATCCCAAAGGGTTGGCTCGATGGATGGGAGAGCTGGCGGCCTACGAGCTACCCTGGAACGGCACGAAGTCCTGGGCGACGATTGAGGGCGAATTCCAGATTTCCGCGACCTGCGGCGCTGGTGGGGCCGTAACTTTCCTGGTGACGCTAAGCGGGCTCCCGGGGAGCAACGAGGAATGGCGCGTATCCGCCGGTGTTGCTAGCGAGCTCGGGCAATTGCCCTTGCTTGCCCAGGCTGCGGGCCACTTCTTTGACTGCGCGGAAACCTGA
- a CDS encoding S41 family peptidase: MLKIRTRRYGQAFFLAVCTAACTVGAQQPPASPANLPARYTEALKLHESQHYAEAAAILEPFLAAGPEGMDWHWNAAMYDLACNEALAGRKEKAMEALMAWQARGGSGSAEHLATDADLVSLHGDPRFTRLVEVARSREGLWAREPGQGLPLVPNLSDDAKVAGLSTVWSEARFNFAFFDRQPDMDWNQTYLDFLPKVRATASTEEYYRVLMRFVALLKDGHTNVYPPGPLQNAFYGRPGLRTQLVGNAVVVMAVDDPALLAQRWRVGDVLLTIDGEDIRRYAEREIAPYQSSSTPQDLQVRTYDYALLSGHAGSPIHVTVKTAAGKEEARELTRLSLADRAKFKHERASFALRPDGIAVLTINEFEDTEGTKALLANLASINAAKGLVIDVRANGGGSTPIDLLQVLAKEPIQGPLIRTRSYRAADRARGVLPGWADVPPFEVPADPDHHVNVPVAVLTGAHTFSAAEDFVASFKAMHLGITVGETTAGSTGQPLFFQLPGGGSARVCTRDDRAPDGAVFEGVGLRPDMVVSPTVESIRRGTDPVLERAARALLIAKQGRAAA, from the coding sequence ATGCTCAAGATAAGGACACGCAGGTACGGTCAGGCTTTCTTTCTTGCGGTCTGCACGGCCGCCTGCACCGTCGGCGCGCAGCAGCCCCCCGCATCTCCCGCCAACCTCCCAGCCCGCTACACCGAAGCCCTCAAACTCCACGAATCCCAACACTACGCCGAAGCCGCCGCCATCCTGGAACCCTTCCTCGCCGCCGGCCCGGAGGGCATGGACTGGCATTGGAACGCGGCCATGTACGACCTGGCTTGCAACGAGGCGCTGGCCGGCCGCAAGGAGAAGGCGATGGAGGCGTTGATGGCTTGGCAGGCCCGGGGTGGAAGCGGGTCCGCGGAGCATCTGGCGACCGATGCGGATCTGGTGTCACTCCATGGCGACCCGCGCTTTACGCGACTGGTCGAAGTGGCCCGCAGCAGAGAGGGCCTGTGGGCGCGCGAGCCGGGGCAGGGCTTGCCGCTGGTGCCGAACCTGAGCGATGACGCCAAGGTGGCGGGGCTGTCCACGGTGTGGTCCGAGGCGCGCTTCAACTTCGCCTTCTTCGACCGACAACCGGATATGGACTGGAACCAGACCTACCTGGACTTCCTGCCCAAGGTGCGGGCCACCGCCTCCACGGAGGAGTACTACCGCGTGCTGATGCGGTTCGTCGCCTTGCTCAAGGACGGCCACACCAACGTGTATCCCCCTGGGCCCTTGCAGAACGCCTTCTACGGCCGGCCCGGACTGCGCACCCAACTCGTGGGGAACGCGGTGGTGGTGATGGCGGTGGACGACCCGGCGTTGCTCGCGCAGCGCTGGCGCGTGGGCGACGTGTTGCTGACGATCGACGGGGAAGACATCCGGCGCTATGCGGAGCGCGAGATCGCGCCTTACCAGAGTTCGTCCACGCCGCAGGATTTGCAGGTGCGCACGTACGACTACGCGTTGCTCAGCGGACACGCGGGAAGCCCGATCCATGTGACCGTGAAGACGGCCGCGGGCAAGGAAGAGGCACGCGAGCTGACGCGGCTGTCGCTAGCGGACCGGGCCAAGTTCAAGCATGAACGCGCGTCGTTTGCGCTGCGGCCGGACGGCATCGCCGTGCTCACCATCAATGAGTTCGAGGACACGGAAGGCACCAAGGCGCTGCTGGCGAACCTGGCGAGCATCAACGCGGCCAAGGGGCTGGTGATCGACGTGCGCGCCAACGGCGGCGGCAGCACGCCTATCGATCTGTTGCAGGTGCTTGCCAAGGAACCGATCCAAGGCCCCCTGATCCGCACCCGCAGCTATCGTGCCGCGGACCGTGCGCGTGGCGTGCTGCCGGGCTGGGCCGACGTCCCGCCGTTCGAGGTGCCCGCCGACCCTGATCACCACGTCAACGTGCCGGTGGCCGTGTTGACCGGTGCGCACACCTTTTCCGCGGCGGAAGACTTCGTGGCGTCGTTCAAAGCCATGCATTTGGGCATCACCGTGGGAGAGACCACGGCGGGCAGCACCGGGCAGCCGTTGTTCTTCCAGCTACCCGGCGGCGGCAGCGCGCGGGTCTGCACGCGGGACGATCGGGCGCCGGATGGGGCGGTGTTCGAGGGCGTGGGGTTGCGGCCGGACATGGTGGTTTCGCCTACGGTGGAGAGCATCCGGCGGGGGACTGATCCGGTGTTGGAGCGGGCGGCGAGAGCATTGCTCATCGCCAAGCAGGGGCGAGCAGCGGCATGA
- a CDS encoding glycoside hydrolase family 5 protein, giving the protein MPALLLAAGLSLLPTTGRTQLANPTYGWNLGNTLEATWSGAIMPTQTLINNVAAAGFNTLRIPCAWDHNADPNTHVINASYMATVTQVVQWAQAANLTVIINDHWDGGWFENSNFNTYDPNINAKLVSYWTQIATNFKNYNSKLLFAVANEPAVSSQAQTTVLLQYYQNFVNAVRATGGNNSTRWLVLQGPGGSNIDNTYDWVTSLPSDPAKHLAFEVHYYAPYQYALMSADASWGSMWYFWGSNYHSPTLTTRNATASTEESYVTSQLQKMQSKFTSQGIPVLLGEFGAIRRTGTAGLTGTELNRHLASRTYFDKTLVGQANSMGIRPVYWDDSDSGNGNNTFGIFNRSTGALTRPDDARALTGGAALPPPGG; this is encoded by the coding sequence ATGCCCGCGCTGCTCCTGGCCGCCGGCTTGTCGCTGCTGCCGACAACTGGACGAACGCAGCTCGCCAACCCCACCTATGGCTGGAACCTCGGCAACACCCTGGAGGCCACGTGGTCGGGCGCGATCATGCCGACGCAGACGCTGATCAACAACGTCGCGGCCGCGGGCTTCAACACCCTCCGCATCCCTTGCGCATGGGACCACAACGCCGACCCGAACACGCACGTGATCAACGCGTCGTACATGGCCACGGTCACGCAAGTCGTGCAATGGGCGCAGGCGGCCAATCTCACCGTCATCATCAACGATCACTGGGACGGCGGCTGGTTCGAAAACTCGAACTTCAACACCTACGACCCGAACATCAACGCCAAGCTGGTTTCCTACTGGACGCAGATCGCGACCAACTTCAAGAACTACAACTCGAAGCTGCTGTTCGCCGTTGCCAACGAGCCCGCTGTTTCCTCGCAGGCGCAGACCACGGTCCTGTTGCAGTACTACCAGAACTTCGTCAACGCGGTTCGCGCCACCGGCGGCAACAACAGCACGCGCTGGCTGGTGCTGCAGGGGCCGGGCGGAAGCAACATCGACAACACCTATGACTGGGTGACGTCGTTGCCATCCGATCCCGCCAAGCACCTGGCGTTCGAAGTGCATTACTACGCGCCCTACCAATACGCACTCATGAGCGCCGACGCCTCGTGGGGTTCGATGTGGTACTTCTGGGGCAGCAACTATCACTCGCCGACACTCACCACCCGCAACGCCACCGCCTCCACCGAGGAGTCGTACGTGACGTCGCAGCTGCAGAAGATGCAGTCCAAATTCACCAGCCAAGGCATCCCCGTGCTCCTGGGCGAATTTGGCGCCATCCGCCGCACCGGCACGGCAGGCCTGACGGGCACCGAACTCAACCGGCATCTCGCCTCGCGCACGTATTTCGACAAGACCTTGGTCGGCCAGGCCAACAGCATGGGCATTCGCCCGGTGTACTGGGACGATAGCGATAGCGGCAACGGCAACAATACGTTTGGGATCTTCAACCGTTCCACGGGAGCACTGACCCGCCCCGACGACGCCCGTGCCCTGACGGGCGGCGCAGCGTTGCCGCCGCCGGGGGGCTAA
- a CDS encoding Type 1 glutamine amidotransferase-like domain-containing protein, which yields MKLLLTSGGVSNQSIRNALVDLLGKPIAESSALCIPTAMYGMFPRTAVMTWRQIAGQTPTPMVELGWKSVGMLELTALPSIDRENWVPLVRETDALLVCGGDALYLHHWIRESGLADLFPSLSETVYVGLSAGSMVMAPHVGEEFIGWKPPAGGDRALGMVGFSMFPHLDNPMCPENTMADAEQWAARLSVSGYAMDDETAIKVVDGAVDIISEGHWKLFER from the coding sequence ATGAAGCTTCTCCTCACCTCTGGCGGCGTCAGCAATCAGAGCATCCGCAACGCCCTCGTCGACCTGCTGGGCAAGCCCATCGCCGAGTCCTCCGCGCTGTGCATTCCCACCGCGATGTACGGCATGTTTCCCCGCACCGCTGTCATGACGTGGCGGCAGATCGCCGGGCAGACGCCCACGCCGATGGTCGAGCTGGGATGGAAGTCCGTCGGCATGCTCGAACTGACGGCGCTGCCGAGCATCGACAGGGAGAATTGGGTTCCTTTGGTCCGCGAGACCGACGCCCTGCTGGTATGCGGCGGTGACGCGCTCTATCTGCACCATTGGATACGCGAGTCCGGCCTGGCGGATCTGTTCCCCTCGCTCAGCGAAACGGTCTACGTGGGACTGAGCGCCGGCAGCATGGTGATGGCGCCGCATGTCGGTGAGGAGTTCATCGGCTGGAAGCCGCCCGCTGGCGGCGACCGCGCGCTGGGCATGGTCGGCTTCTCGATGTTCCCGCATCTGGACAACCCCATGTGTCCCGAAAACACCATGGCCGATGCCGAGCAGTGGGCGGCGCGCTTATCTGTGTCGGGCTACGCGATGGACGATGAAACGGCCATCAAAGTGGTGGACGGCGCCGTCGATATTATTTCCGAGGGGCATTGGAAGCTTTTCGAGCGTTAA
- a CDS encoding class I SAM-dependent methyltransferase: MTSASPNFIEQASLWNGPSGDVWVQQQPVLDRMFQPMETLLVNAVRERRANRVLDVGCGTGATTLALSQALGTQGRCTGVDISAAMIAAAKARAQQRGSTAEFVCADAGAYPFEPASFDMVVSRLGVMFFEQPEQAFANLRRAAVDDASLCFIAWRGMEENPFMTTAERAAGTLLPNLPARQPDAPGQFAFANRDRVTALLKSGGWSDIAIEPIDLVCTFPESELIGYFTRLGPVGLALRQADDRLRNQIIEKVRPAYDAFVDGADVRYTAACWLIRARVPQRPR; the protein is encoded by the coding sequence ATGACCTCCGCCTCACCGAACTTCATCGAGCAAGCCTCCCTCTGGAACGGCCCCTCCGGCGACGTCTGGGTGCAGCAGCAACCGGTGCTCGACCGGATGTTCCAGCCGATGGAAACCCTGCTCGTGAACGCCGTGCGCGAACGCCGGGCCAACCGCGTCCTCGACGTGGGTTGCGGCACCGGCGCGACCACGCTCGCCCTATCGCAAGCCCTTGGCACTCAGGGCCGCTGCACGGGCGTGGATATCTCAGCCGCGATGATCGCCGCGGCCAAGGCAAGAGCGCAGCAGCGCGGCTCGACGGCCGAGTTCGTTTGCGCCGACGCGGGCGCCTACCCCTTCGAACCCGCCAGCTTCGACATGGTCGTCTCGCGCCTGGGCGTGATGTTCTTCGAGCAGCCGGAGCAAGCCTTTGCCAACCTCCGTCGCGCGGCCGTCGACGACGCGTCACTGTGTTTCATCGCCTGGCGCGGCATGGAAGAAAACCCCTTCATGACGACCGCCGAGCGCGCAGCCGGCACACTCCTGCCGAACCTCCCCGCCCGCCAACCCGATGCACCGGGGCAGTTCGCGTTCGCGAACCGGGACCGCGTCACCGCCTTGCTGAAAAGCGGCGGATGGAGCGACATCGCGATCGAACCGATCGATCTCGTTTGCACGTTCCCCGAAAGCGAACTGATCGGCTACTTCACGCGCCTCGGCCCCGTCGGGCTTGCGTTGCGGCAGGCGGACGATCGCCTGCGTAACCAGATCATCGAAAAAGTGCGGCCGGCTTATGACGCCTTCGTGGATGGAGCGGACGTCCGCTATACCGCGGCCTGTTGGCTGATTCGCGCGCGAGTGCCGCAGCGGCCCAGGTAG
- a CDS encoding helix-turn-helix domain-containing protein produces the protein MKLLDIAEVAKQAGVPASTLRYYEEKGLIASVGRRGLRRLFDSGVLERLALIALGRASGFSLDEIARMFTREGAVCIDRQALKAKADELDRTIRKLSAMRDGLRHAAACPAPSHMECPTFRRLLSAAAAGAIGPD, from the coding sequence GTGAAGCTTCTGGATATCGCCGAGGTGGCGAAACAAGCTGGCGTTCCCGCGTCGACGCTACGCTACTACGAAGAAAAAGGCTTGATCGCCTCGGTCGGGCGGCGGGGCCTCCGCCGCCTGTTCGACTCCGGCGTACTGGAGCGCCTGGCCTTGATCGCTCTCGGCCGGGCGTCTGGCTTTTCGCTCGACGAGATCGCGCGGATGTTCACCCGCGAGGGCGCGGTTTGCATCGATCGGCAGGCGTTGAAGGCCAAGGCGGACGAGCTCGATCGGACGATCAGAAAGTTGAGCGCGATGCGCGATGGTTTGCGGCATGCGGCGGCCTGTCCTGCGCCGAGCCATATGGAATGCCCGACGTTCCGGCGGTTGCTCAGCGCCGCGGCTGCCGGCGCCATCGGGCCGGACTGA
- a CDS encoding response regulator transcription factor produces MPLIEPRRIRIALADDQALVRGGLKALLGGFPNLEVVAEASDGHELSDALQRVAVDVVLCDVRMPSLDGFDVCRRLRHLADAPPVILLTTFDDADYALKASDAGARGFLLKDASPLELVDTIEQVAAGRSVITPIATDAVRARYAYDDQSTPKGGFSKRETAILRLLAGGYTNREIGQAIHVAEGTVKNYLMDIFDKLGTRDRTRAVLKAITLKII; encoded by the coding sequence ATGCCCCTGATCGAACCACGCCGCATCCGCATCGCCCTCGCCGACGACCAGGCCCTGGTGCGCGGCGGCCTGAAAGCCTTGCTCGGCGGCTTCCCCAATCTGGAGGTGGTGGCGGAAGCCTCGGACGGACACGAGCTATCGGACGCACTGCAACGCGTAGCGGTCGACGTCGTGCTCTGCGACGTGCGCATGCCCAGCCTGGACGGCTTCGACGTCTGCCGGCGCCTGCGCCATCTCGCCGACGCCCCGCCAGTGATCCTGCTCACTACGTTCGACGACGCGGACTATGCACTGAAAGCCAGCGATGCCGGCGCCCGCGGCTTCCTGCTGAAAGACGCCTCGCCGCTCGAACTGGTCGACACGATCGAGCAAGTCGCCGCCGGGCGCTCGGTAATCACGCCTATCGCCACCGACGCGGTGCGCGCACGCTACGCATACGACGACCAGAGCACGCCCAAAGGCGGCTTCAGCAAACGCGAGACCGCTATCCTCCGCCTGCTGGCCGGCGGCTACACCAATCGCGAAATCGGCCAGGCCATCCACGTGGCCGAAGGCACGGTGAAGAACTACCTGATGGACATCTTCGACAAGCTCGGGACGCGGGACCGCACCCGAGCCGTGCTGAAGGCCATCACCTTGAAGATCATCTAG